One segment of Brassica napus cultivar Da-Ae chromosome C3, Da-Ae, whole genome shotgun sequence DNA contains the following:
- the LOC106405397 gene encoding transcription factor MYB98-like — MENYVDESGFATLNLTKFTRDEEHMKEEDFPFEVVDQSKPTSFLQDFHHLDHDHQFDHHYHHHHGSTSSNPLLGAPRTLSCINKVPLQHCSYQENLVDFYESKPHLMNHHFQASDNQYFTRDHHQEIRLVDEHNPVDLEQNNMMMMRMLPFEYPPTAIIKPTNFMMPDEVSCVSADNNCYKAMSFNKTKPFLTRNLSSSSSSSSWKGKNNTTLVKGQWTAEEDRILVQLVEKYGLRKWSHIAQVLPGRIGKQCRERWHNHLRPDIKKETWSEDEDRVLIEFHKEIGNKWAEIAKRLPGRTENSIKNHWNATKRRQFSKRKCRSKYPRPSLLQDYIKSLDLGVLSSSSVPARGRRKESNKKKDIVAVEEKRKKKKEEKFYGQDRAVPECVFADGFGFNENLLEEGCSIDSLLDDFPQVDIDAFVHGI; from the exons ATGGAGAATTACGTCGACGAGAGTGGTTTTGCAACTCTAAACCTAACCAAATTCACACGTGATGAAGAACATATGAAAGAAGAAGATTTTCCATTCGAAGTCGTTGACCAATCAAAGCCCACAAGTTTTCTTCAAGATTTTCACCATCTTGATCATGATCATCAGTTTGATCATcactatcatcatcatcatggcTCTACATCTTCAAATCCTTTGCTAGGTGCCCCAAGGACGTTGTCTTGTATCAATAAGGTTCCCTTGCAACATTGCTCTTACCAAGAAAACTTGGTCGACTTTTATGAATCTAAGCCACATTTGATGAATCATCATTTCCAAGCTTCAGACAATCAGTACTTCACTCGTGATCATCACCAAGAGATCAGGTTGGTCGATGAACATAATCCTGTTGACTTGGAACAAAAcaacatgatgatgatgaggatgctCCCTTTTGAATACCCTCCTACGGCAATAATCAAGCCTACGAACTTCATGATGCCAGATGAAGTTTCATGTGTTTCTGCAGATAATAATTGTTATAAAGCGATGAGTTTCAACAAGACCAAACCTTTTCTGACAAGAAACTTGTCTTCATCATCGTCTTCATCATCATGGAAAGGAAAGAATAATACAACCTTAGTCAAAGGACAATGGACTGCTGAAGAAGACAG gATATTGGTACAGCTTGTGGAGAAATACGGACTGAGGAAATGGTCACACATCGCCCAAGTGTTACCAGGAAGGATTGGGAAGCAATGTAGAGAGAGATGGCATAACCATTTGAGACCTGACATTAAG AAAGAAACATGGAGTGAAGACGAAGACAGAGTGTTGATAGAATTTCATAAAGAGATTGGAAACAAATGGGCAGAGATTGCAAAAAGACTCCCTGGAAGAACAGAGAACTCGATCAAGAACCATTGGAACGCAACGAAACGAAGACAATTCTCCAAGAGAAAGTGTAGGTCTAAGTATCCAAGACCTTCTCTATTGCAGGATTACATTAAGAGCTTGGATTTGGGAGTTTTGTCGTCTTCTTCTGTTCCTGCAAGAGGTAGACGCAAAGAAAGTAACAAGAAGAAGGATATTGTGGCGGTtgaggagaagaggaagaagaagaaggaagagaagttTTACGGACAAGACAGGGCTGTGCCTGAATGTGTGTTTGCTGATGGCTTCGGATTTAATGAGAACCTGCTTGAGGAAGGATGTAGCATTGACTCGTTGCTTGATGATTTTCCTCAGGTTGACATCGATGCTTTTGTTCATGGAATCTGA
- the LOC106403787 gene encoding uncharacterized protein LOC106403787, with product MGLLDLEKHFAFYGAYHSNPINIVIHICLDKKSGFVAALMCFACWVGSSVFADRLGPSLACSEESGFEETHIVESVSWDDLERNAASKAGGSSKRHHSWRSHQHDPSRKDDESPGNLYELWRQEQNIIAARLDKELKSRSELDELIEEQLSRYQSHYFKTMVSTSLKDVSNLLMPTWIPPHELVAVSWLGDWCPTSILDLPQK from the exons ATGGGATTGCTCGATCTCGAGAAGCACTTCGCCTTCTACGGTGCTTACCACAGCAACCCAATCAACATCGTAATCCACATCTGCTTGGATAAGAAATCTGGGTTCGTTGCGGCTCTCATGTGTTTCGCTTGCTGGGTCGGTTCCAGTGTCTTCGCTGATCGATTAGGACCTTCTCTTGCC TGTAGTGAAGAGAGTGGATTTGAGGAAACCCACATTGTGGAATCAGTTTCATGGGATGATCTTGAGAGAAACGCTGCTAGTAAAGCCGGTGGTTCTTCTAAAAGACATCACTCCTGGAGATCTCACCAGCACGACCCTTCTAGAAAAG ATGACGAATCACCTGGAAACTTGTACGAACTGTGGAGGCAAGAACAGAATATCATAGCTGCAAGACTAGACAAGGAGCTTAAATCCAGGTCGGAGCTTGATGAGCTGATTGAAGAACAGCTGAGCAGATACCAGTCGCATTACTTCAAGACCATGGTTTCAACTTCCTTGAAGGATGTCTCTAACCTTCTCATGCCCACCTGGATACCGCCTCATGAGCTGGTTGCTGTGTCCTGGCTTGGAGACTGGTGTCCCACTTCCATTCTTGACCTTCCACAGAAATAA